The following DNA comes from Chitinophaga nivalis.
ACTTCCGTGGCTGCTGCTAATGCTTTGGCGTTGAGGGAAATTGATAGCCTGGGGCAGAAAAATGCCAATGAAAAAGGAAACTGCGGATATCTGTATGCAAAAGTAACTGTGCTGCATACGACTACTAAAAATGATTACACGCCTTCTGATATTATCAATACCCGCTTTGGTAATGTGGTGGTGTCTTTCTATAAGGATGAAGCCTGCACCTTACCTTTCAATGTAACCAATCAAAAATTCCTGCTGGTGGATAGTATTTATACCCGCAGTGTGATGGAGGGAAATGAGTCTACCTCTGGCTCATTGCAAACCGTGAAGGAATATAGCTGTACCGGCACTTCAATAATGGTGTTGGAGAATGTGGAAGTCGAGTATGAACGGCGTTACCGGGAATGGGATAGTCATGGTAATGAAGTACCACAGCGGAGTTACAATATCGACCGTCATCGGTATTATTTACGGCCATCCAATGATTTCATTATTAAATAAACTTGTTGATGATGTCTATAATAAAAAGAAAAATGAAGCATAGTACATTATTAACCTGGTTGTTACTGATCGCAGGGGGGGAGGTAATTGCAGCTGGCAGAGCCGAAATGATCCGGCCGGATACTTCGGGTAACTGTTATAGTGCAGTGACTGAAGTAAGTGTTAATCCCTATGTATACAGTATTGCCGGTAACTGGCGGCTGAGTCGTTCTTATGCTTACTACGGCAGTCGTTCAGAAAGTGCTGCCATCACAACAACGGATATACGTAAAAATGGTACGCTGTCGGCCTACGCATCTTTCTGGTCGCAGACAAATGGCGTCTGGAAGCCTTCTACCGATACTACCCGCTGGGTATGGAATGCAGAAAGTACACTTTTTAACAGTAAAGGTTTTGAAATAGAAAACCGGGATCCGTTGGGGCGTTATAATGCCGGGTTGTATGGTTATGATCATGTGTTACCGGTAGCAGTTATTCAGAACAGCCGTTACCGCGAATCCTATTATGATGGTTTTGAAGACTATAATTTTGGCAAGAATGTGTGCGATCCTGCCTGTGCGGTAGGACGTGGCTTTGGTTATACAAAGTATGCAGCATCTATAACTACAGCCGCTGCGCATACCGGTAAGTACAGCCTTTGGATAGATAAGGGAACGAGTGCTGATGTCAGCGCTTCCCTGGTCTCCAAAGATGAGAAGCAGGTAATATTGAATGTACCTACGGTCAATAATAATTGCCCGCCACAGCCGGCATTTACCTTGCTAAGGGGAATTATGGCAGATTCAACTATCCTGTTACCGACATTTTCGCCCTTGAATAATACCCGGCTACTGATCAGTGGCTGGGTAAAAGAAGAGCAGAACTGTAACTGTATCTCCTATACGAAAAGCAGTATCGTGATTACCGCCGGCAGTACCACCAGTACGGCTGCTCCGGTAGGATACATCATTGATGGCTGGCAACGGTATGAAGCGGTGATCAACGTACCGGCTACCGGTAGTTTATTGAAGATTTCATTGCGGGCCAGTGGCGATACACCGGTATTCTTTGATGATATCCGGATACACCCCTTTAATGCCAACATGAAATCCTTCGTATATGATCCGGTATTCCTGCGGTTGATGGCGGAACTGGACGAAAATAACTATGCCACCTTCTATGAATACGATGATGATGGTACCCTGATCCGGTTAAAGAAAGAAACGGAAAGAGGTATTAAAACAATCCGTGAAACCAGAAGTGCTTTAATAAAAGATTAGTGATCCCTATACTATGAAGAAGAAAATATTTTTATTGTGTTTTGGGTTGCTGGCGTTATGTGTCATTACACAGGCACAGGTAGCCGGGGATTTCCCTGGAAAGCAGGCAGCGCTGCACCTGTTTACCCGCCTGCAGGAGAGCAGCTATCGGCAAGCCATCAGCTTTGATGTAAAATACACCTATGCAAATGAGTCGAGGCCGGACATATTACTGGATTCGCTGGAAGGTAATATGCAGCAATCCGGCAGTTATTTTCGTTGTGTACTGGGTGCAACAGAAACCTTTGGTAATAACCGTTACAATGTAGCTGCTTTTACAGAAGACCAGCTCTTGTACATTGCTGCCGCAACGCCTGACTCCCTCCGTCCATCACCGCTATCCTATATTTCCCAGGCATTGCAGCAATCGGGCATACAGCAATGTGTGATGACACAGCAAAAAGCCTTGAAAACAGCCCGGTTTACGTTCCCGGACAATCAATCTTTTAAGTTCATGGAAATGACCGTGGATACCACTACCTGGCAGTTACAACGGATTATCATGACCGTTAAAACGGAAATGCTGGTTAGTAATGGGATGCGACCAGGTGCAGGTTATGATGACTATGCACTGGTGATCATGACGTTTATGCATTACACGCCATTGACGGCGGAGCAACGACGTTTTGATGAGCAGGCCTATTTTAATAAGGTAGGGAAAGAATTTAAGCCAGCCGGGAGATTCGCTGGTTATCAGGTATACATTGGTTCCCCCCAACTTCAATAATAAATTATGTATCGTATTCTTAAAAATATAATTATTCCTGTACTGCTGTTGGTTTCCGCACTGGCTACTGCACAGACGGGGATTACCCTGAAAAACAGACTGGAAGGCAGTAGTAATCAGTTGGTAGCTAATGCCAGTATTACTGTACTGGACAGTGTTTATATCGGGGCTAATCAAAATAAACTGGTATTACCTTATCCGGTAAAAAACATCGTTACCTTCCGGGTGAATGAGTATGCAAAGGCTTTTCTACCCAATGCATTTAATGCGACCATCAATGTATTGATCAAATATAAATACCGGGATGCTGGTGGGACGGTAAAAGAAAGTACCATCCCCCGAACTTTGAAGGTCGACAGTGATACTGCCAAAGCTTACCAGGCAAGGTCCTCTTTCGTGTTCAGTAATTGTCAGGAGGTAACCGTGACGGTACAAAATATCACGGTATCTGTTCCCGGTGCTATCGCGGCATTGGTGTTGGAGAATGAAATGAGTATACAGCCAACCTATAAGCTGGATGCAGTGGCAGATGCTGTGCGGAATGTAAAAGATGCCATACCGGTTAATACAGACGGAACAGACGAAAGAGCAATAACCTGGAATGCGGTTACCGGTGCTGATGAATATGACCTGGAATGGGCGTATGTGGATTCTTCTGTGATCAGCAGTTATCAGAATAATGCTTCCCTGATATTTACCAATAATGCCAGCCGTGTAACCGTAAAGGGTACCCAATATCGTATTCCACTATTATACGATAACGGAGGCGTTTTATATTACCGGGTACGTGCAGTGTTGGCGCGGGGAAAAAAGGCGCGTTGGAATACCATCTGGAGTAATGAAGTGGCAGGCGTAACCTTGAATGGGTATGCGTTTCCCGGACACCAGCGTAAGCTGAACTGGCAGTCTTCCGTCAGTTTTGCAGAAGACGGCAAGCGGAAAGCCGTGGTCCAATACTTCGATGGTAGTTTGCGTAACCGGCAGACTGTGACGAAAGATAATGTAACCGATACCACCGTCATTGCAGAAACCTACTACGATTACCAGGGGCGGCCCGCGGTACAGGTAATGCCGGCTCCTTCTCTCAGTAATATTATCCGGTATACCCGTAATTTCAATACCGGTCTCAATAATGTGGAGTATGACAAAGACAATTATGACCGGCTGACGAATATAAACACTTCTTTATCCGTACATGCAAATCCGTTAGACAGTGCCAGTGGGGCCAGTATGTATTATTCTTCCCGGAACCCGAAGAGTAATGACGAGATACATCGTTTTGTTCCTGCTGCTTCGGGATATCCGCTGACAGAAACAGAATATACCCAGGACAATACCGGCCGGATCAGCCGGCAGAGCGGGGTGGGCCCAGATCATCAGCTGGGTAGCGGACATGAAACAAAATATTCCTATGGAGATGTATCGCAAAGTGAGCTGGATATCATCTTTGGTACCGAAGCGGGTGATCAGTCACATTACTTCCGTAATACTGTAACAGATGCCAACGGACAGGTGAGTGTGAGTTATGTAGATATGCACGGAAGAACGGTGGCTACAGCATTGGCGGGTTCTCCGGACAATGCAGGTCTGGCAGACTTGTCGGATCGTAAGCTGGATACGGTAGAGAGTGAAATCAGTGGTGCAGGTAAAAAAAATACATGGGATGAACTAGTGGCAGTATCCCGGAAAACAGAGCAGGTGGATACCCGCAATACGTACGATTTCCGTTATCTCTTCACCCCTCCCGTATTACGCCGGAAGCCCTGCGTAGGAGATACTGCTACGGTATGTTATGCGGGTATGTATGAACTGGTGATTACCATCACGGATAATGTGAATAATCAGTTGTTACCGAATGGTGTACCTTATGTGAAGACCATCAAAAATTATACGCCAGGCAGTATTGTTCCCAATTGTAATCCTACGCCTATCCAGGTAAATTTTTCACTGGAGCTAAAAAAGGGTACCTATGAAATTACCAAAACCCTGCGTGTCAGCCGGGAAGGAATGGAGTATTACCGGGATAATATCTACCGTAAAAGAAATGCCTGTAAAACCCTGGAGCAATTTATTCAGCAGCAGCGGGATGCCTATTCGGGTATTGGTTGTGCAACTGACTGTCAGGCCTGCCTGACCAGTATTGGTACCTATCCGGTATACCGGGATAATTATCTGCAGCGGGCGGGATTAACAGCAGCTACGGATTCCGTTACCTATAAGGAAGAAATAACACGGGCATATGCGAAAGCAGTAGAAAACTGTGATGTACTTTGTAATAAAGCTACACTGGCAGATGATCTGAGAAATGCCATGCTGGCGGATGTTACAGCGCCATCGGGCCAGTATGCTGACCTGGCGGATGATAGTACGGGTCAATCTTTCCTTTATCGTTCAAAGGGAGAGGAGCCGGTTTACACGAGGGGAGATATATTTTATGTAGATGAATTGGGAAGACCGGATTCTGCGTATGATGCCACCAGGAATGCTTATGTGGTACCTCAGCTATTGTCGGCGGCACAGTTTAGCGAAAACTTCAAACCCTCCTGGGCAGAAGCATTGCTGCAGTTTCACCCGGAGTATTGCAAGTGGAAAGAGTATGAGAAATATAGATCCAGTTTTGAGTGGGATAAACGATTTGCAGCTATCGATACGTACTCCGAAGCTTTGGCTGCCGGCTATCTGAATCCTACCCTGATGGCGGGATATACCGGCAAATACGGTGGGGTACCTGCTAATGTGGACCCTTTTACCACTGCAGCCGGCAATAATTTTAAAGGGCTGGTGGAAAGTGTCATGAACACTTACAAAGATGGGTTGAGCATCTGGACACTGGCATTCAGCAGTACCTTATGTCTGGCGCAGGATGTTAATTGCATGCAGAGTTTCAGTAAGCCGCTGGATATCAATACAAGTGCCTACTGTACGGGAGATCTGAATATGGTTTGGCGGAACTTCCGGGAGTTATACCTCAGTCTGAAGCGAAATTATATTCAAACAAGGATTGAATATGTTCCTTGTAAGGTAGCGCTGAAGGAACTGATGGCTGCAAACAAACAATCTCACTTTCTTCATCCGGAGAAAGCCTTCGAGCTGTATAGAAATGAGCATGATTATAAGAATACGTCCGTTGATAGTGCAAGGAAATTTGCGCAGGATGCATTAGTGAATGAATATAAAAAGAATTGCAAGAGTTATGTACAGGCCTGGATTAATCAATTAAAGACCTGTGACGCTTATAAAAATGATTTAAATAATATTACGGATACGCTGAAAATGATCTGCCTGGAAGGTGCAGATCAGGATCATACTTTCGGCGCCAGTTCTGTAAAGCCTTCCAGCACCTTTAAATACAAAAGCTTTGATGAATTCCTGAGTAGTTATAACCGGAATAAAGGCATTGCGACATCGGCAATGTGTAATAACAGTTTAATTACCTTACCGGCGCCTTACAACCGGCAACCGGCCTATGCGGATAAAGAAACCTTTACCAAACCATCTGATTGCGAATGCGAAAAAATCAGTAACCTGAAAAGGGAGTATACGGCAAACAAAAGCTCCGCGTTGGAAACATTCTCGGCCTACCTGTTGCGGGCAAGAAAGATCAAGGTTACCCAGGAGGTGCTGGATCTGTTGCAGGGTGCCTGTAATCCATATGGTAGCTGTACCTATCTGGAAAAGGCCGTGCCTATTCCGGCGGCATTACAGTGTTACACAGATAACTGTGTTACCTGCAAGGTGGCCGACAGTCTTTATAATCAATATAAAGCCCTGTATCCAACGTTGTTGCCAAAGTATCCGGCGCCAGATACCACGCAGCAACAAATCAACCGACTGTTTACGAATTACATGAACAGCCGGTTAGGTATTAATAAGGATGGTAATGAATACCTGCAGTTTTTGTCGGGATGTAATGCGAGCAGTATGGCCAGTACCGGCCCTGAATGCCAGACAAAACAGTCTGCCACTGCCTATGATGTGAACAGCGGTACAGGAGGACGGTCAACCTTTTATGGCATGGATATCAACGATATCCTGCGTACGCCGGATGGTGGTTTTCTGATGGCAGGTTCTTGCCGTAATATAAACTCGACAAGGAGAGACAAGGGCTATATCTTAAAAACAGATAGTGTTGGTAATGCACAGTGGGGACGCTCCTATGATGCCGGAGATGGAGAAGAATACTTCAATAAAATAAAAGCGACCTATGATGGTGGTTACATTCTGGCAGGACGCAGCTCTTCGAAGCTGGAACTAAATATCAGTAGCCCCTGGGCAGGACTGATTGTAAAGATCCGGGCGGATGGTACTGTTCATTGGAGTCGGGTAGTGAGTGCCGGAAGTACAAATGGGGAAGATATACGTGATGTTGTCGCTTTGAATGGCGGCGGTTTTGCCTATGCCGGTAGCCATAATTTGCAAAGTGGTGTCGATGTGGATTGGCTGATGGGGGTATTGGAGGATAATGGCGTGCCACGATGGGCCAAAAAGTTTGGTACCAGTTCTAACGCTGAAATGGGATATAACCTGATACAGAAACCTGACCAAAATCTGCTGCTGGCGGGTTTACTATATTATAAAGGCCTGTTCAGCCCTGCTTTGGTGAGCGTGGATGTCGCTACAGGTAGTACCATCAGTAAAACACATTATTACAGGGAACAAAAAAATGGCAACGTCCTGCATAATGATATTGTGGGTGTTTATAGAATATTGGGAGGATATCGTCTGGTGATGATGCAGTCAGATAATATCGACGGTGCTCACAGAGAGGCGGTTGTATTGGATTTAAATGATGCGGGTTATGTGTTGTCCGGTATTGGTTTGCCACATGAGGCAGGTGCGAATTTAAGTAGCCTGGTGGTTACACCAACTTTGGATCGTGGTTTGTTAATGGCCCCACATTATACCGGTTCTCTTATTAACAATCAGATTTATCGTTTGAATAGCAATAAAAGACTGGTTGTCGGCACCGGTAAACAGGGGGCCCCCTTCCCAGGAGACCGGATCACCGGCCTAGCGATCAACCCGGATGGTACCATTGTTACTTCCTGTATCATGGGAATGCCGGCATTTGCGCGCTACACGGCAGCCGCAAAATCTACCTGTAACAATGTTGCCTTAAGTCTGGATAATATTGGGGCGGAGTATATCCGTAATACCAATACAGGGACTGAGGTGAACAACATGTTAAGTAGTATTGTCATGCCTGCGTTTCTGGTAGTAGATAGCAGCTTACCCAAAAATATCGTGCGGGGTTGTGGTATCACGACCTGTAATCCACCTGTTAATAGTGGTCCGTTATTATGCAGTACACCGGTTATATTCGAAGATGCCGGCACGAGCGAGGTTAGTCCATGTAATGACAAAGAGGTATTTGCCGTTAATACAGGTACTGCCTACTATAATAACTACAAAGATTCATTAGATAACAGCTTCGAAAAAGATTACCTGGACGCCTGCATCAAAGCGGTAGACCAGGAACGTTTCACGATGAAGCGGCTGGTAGGAGAATACCAGTATACCCTCTACTATTACGATCAGGCAGGTAACCTGGTGAAAACCATTCCACCGAAAGGAGTTGTCATAGATCGTAGTCCGGTATGGCTGGATGCGGTGAAAGCTGCCCGTGCAGCCAATACCGCTAAACTGCCACAACATACGCTGGCTACCCAGTACCGGTATAACTCCCTCAACCAGGTAGTGATACAAACATCACCGGATGGAGGTACTACCCGTTTCTGGTATGATCGCCTGGGACGCCTGTCCGCTTCCCAGAATGAACAGCAGGCTCCATCTGCCTATAGCTATACGCTATACGATGACCTGGGCCGTATCACTGAAGTCGGAGAAATCCGCACGACGGAAATGATGAACGACGACATCAGCCGCAGCGCCGTAAAACTGCAGCAGTGGATTGTGAATGCCGGCAAAGCCCGTACGCAGATTACCCGTACCGTTTACGACTCGCCATATACACCTTGCGCCATACTGATGTATGGCAACAACGTTCGCAACAGGGTCGCCTATAGTGTTGTATATGATAACATCACAGCTGCTGATACTGCCGGTTATATCAGCGGTACCTTCTATAGCTATGATATCCACGGGAACGTAGATACATTGTTGCAGGACTTTAAAGTGGGTGCCATGGACAAATGGGTGAACCGCTTTAAACGTATCACCTATGATTATGACCTCATCAGCGGAAAAGTAAACCAGGTCAATTATCAACCCGGTAACAAAGATGCCGTCTACCACCGCTACAGCTATGATGCAGAAAACCGTATCACCAACGTAGAAACAAGCTATGACAGCATTTACTGGGAAAAAGATGCCTTCTACCAATACTATAAACATGGTCCATTAGCCAGAGCTGTTATCGGGCAGCAACAGGTACAGGGTATCGATTATGCCTATACGTTGCAAGGCTGGCTGAAAGGTGTCAACAGTAGCACAGCCACCAGCAATTTCGATATGGGCAGTGACGGGAAATCCGGTGCTACAGTTGCCACCGACGCCTATGGTTTTACCTTGCATTACTCCGGCGACAAGGAATACCGGCCGGTAAATGCAGCGATGAAGCCATTTGCGGCGATTGGTACTGCTACTGCTTTCAAACCGTTGTATAACGGCAACATTGCAGCTATGAGCAACCAACTGCCAGCTATCGGAGAGCCACTCCTCTATATGTACAGTTATGATGTACTGAACCGGCTGGTAGGCATGGATGCCCACCGTAATTTCAACACCACCACCAATACCTGGACACCTACCGGTATCAATGATTTCCGGGAACGTATCGCTTATGATGGCAACGGGAACATTTTAAAATACCTGCGCCACGGTAACAACACCTTCGCCGGCAAACCGCTGGTGATGGACAGCTTAACTTACAACTACGAAGCCAGAAACAACCGGTTGAACTACATCCAGGATGCCGTTAATAACGGTGACTATGGCGCGGATATTGACCGGCAGTCTGCCAATAACTACGTGTATGATAAAATCGGTAACATCATCCGCGATAGGGCTTCCGGCATCGACTCCATCGCCTGGACGGTATATGGTAAGATCAGACAAATCCGTAAAAGCAACGGTACCGTCATCGACTATACGTACGATGTAGCCGGTAATCGTATCAGCAAGTCCGTTAACGGCGTCAAAACCTGGTATGTCAGAGATGCTACCGGCAACGTTATGGGCGTATATGCGGTAGATGATAAAACTGTTCAAAAAGATGGCTGGGCTACCCTGGTAGAATCCCACCTGTATGGTAGCAGCCGGCTCGGTATGAGTACCCGCCAGGTAGTGGCGGATACCTTTCCTGTTCCTATTGTAGATACTGTCGGTATTAAGGGCGGCTATAACCTTGCCTTCATCAGAGGTAATAAAACCTTTGAACTCAGTAATCACCTGGGTAACGTATTAGCTACCGTATCCGATCGCAAACGTCCTGTTTCTACAAACGGCACCACCATCGACCACTACGATCCGGTTATCACCAGTACCCAGGAATACTATCCTTTTGGCTCGCTGATGCCAGGCCGCGGTGGCTACCTGGGACAAGGCGGCTGGTCTTCCGGTGGCGAAACCGTGAACGGTTATCCGGTACCGACCTCCTTAACGGTCAATAGCCGCAGCAATAACCAACCACCAGAATATGTTGCTTCTGAATACATTGAATTTATACCAGGTTTTGATAGTAATAATGAGGCATTTGATGCTTATATTGCAGATGGGAATTATACTGGCGGAGCAGGGAGTGGGAGTGCGGTTAATGGAACTTCTGGTTATAGGTATGGGTTTAATGGGAAGGAGAATGATGCGGAGGTGAAGGGTGATGGAAATCAGCAGGATTATGGGATGAGGATATATGATCCGAGAGTGGGGAGGTTTTTGAGTGTGGATCCGATTACTAAGCAGTATCCTGAATTAACGCCGTATCAGTTTGCAAGTAATAGCCCTGTTCTTGGAGTCGATTTCGATGGTTTGGAATTTCTTAATTATAATGATCAACCAAGATTTCTTAAGATAAAAGGTGGGCAAGTGAATTTATCAACTTTTTCAGCGACGGGGGCTGCGGCTGTAGTTGTTGGAAAAGCAGCTACGGAACTAGGAGGGAAAATGGCAGTGAATTCTGCAGGTAAACTTGTGGTGATACAAAGTAGTAGATCTCTTTTAGGAGGAGTGCTTTTAACTGTAGCATTGACTTTGTTGCCGCAAAAAATGGGTAATCCTGAAGGTAGCCCAGCATGGATAGAGGCAAGGAAAATAAAAATTTCAAGCTCATTTAAGAGTTATGTAGATGATGTCGGAGAGACCTATACTGCTATTCGGACAGATGAGGCATTGAGGCGCATATCAAGTAGAA
Coding sequences within:
- a CDS encoding RHS repeat domain-containing protein, whose product is MYRILKNIIIPVLLLVSALATAQTGITLKNRLEGSSNQLVANASITVLDSVYIGANQNKLVLPYPVKNIVTFRVNEYAKAFLPNAFNATINVLIKYKYRDAGGTVKESTIPRTLKVDSDTAKAYQARSSFVFSNCQEVTVTVQNITVSVPGAIAALVLENEMSIQPTYKLDAVADAVRNVKDAIPVNTDGTDERAITWNAVTGADEYDLEWAYVDSSVISSYQNNASLIFTNNASRVTVKGTQYRIPLLYDNGGVLYYRVRAVLARGKKARWNTIWSNEVAGVTLNGYAFPGHQRKLNWQSSVSFAEDGKRKAVVQYFDGSLRNRQTVTKDNVTDTTVIAETYYDYQGRPAVQVMPAPSLSNIIRYTRNFNTGLNNVEYDKDNYDRLTNINTSLSVHANPLDSASGASMYYSSRNPKSNDEIHRFVPAASGYPLTETEYTQDNTGRISRQSGVGPDHQLGSGHETKYSYGDVSQSELDIIFGTEAGDQSHYFRNTVTDANGQVSVSYVDMHGRTVATALAGSPDNAGLADLSDRKLDTVESEISGAGKKNTWDELVAVSRKTEQVDTRNTYDFRYLFTPPVLRRKPCVGDTATVCYAGMYELVITITDNVNNQLLPNGVPYVKTIKNYTPGSIVPNCNPTPIQVNFSLELKKGTYEITKTLRVSREGMEYYRDNIYRKRNACKTLEQFIQQQRDAYSGIGCATDCQACLTSIGTYPVYRDNYLQRAGLTAATDSVTYKEEITRAYAKAVENCDVLCNKATLADDLRNAMLADVTAPSGQYADLADDSTGQSFLYRSKGEEPVYTRGDIFYVDELGRPDSAYDATRNAYVVPQLLSAAQFSENFKPSWAEALLQFHPEYCKWKEYEKYRSSFEWDKRFAAIDTYSEALAAGYLNPTLMAGYTGKYGGVPANVDPFTTAAGNNFKGLVESVMNTYKDGLSIWTLAFSSTLCLAQDVNCMQSFSKPLDINTSAYCTGDLNMVWRNFRELYLSLKRNYIQTRIEYVPCKVALKELMAANKQSHFLHPEKAFELYRNEHDYKNTSVDSARKFAQDALVNEYKKNCKSYVQAWINQLKTCDAYKNDLNNITDTLKMICLEGADQDHTFGASSVKPSSTFKYKSFDEFLSSYNRNKGIATSAMCNNSLITLPAPYNRQPAYADKETFTKPSDCECEKISNLKREYTANKSSALETFSAYLLRARKIKVTQEVLDLLQGACNPYGSCTYLEKAVPIPAALQCYTDNCVTCKVADSLYNQYKALYPTLLPKYPAPDTTQQQINRLFTNYMNSRLGINKDGNEYLQFLSGCNASSMASTGPECQTKQSATAYDVNSGTGGRSTFYGMDINDILRTPDGGFLMAGSCRNINSTRRDKGYILKTDSVGNAQWGRSYDAGDGEEYFNKIKATYDGGYILAGRSSSKLELNISSPWAGLIVKIRADGTVHWSRVVSAGSTNGEDIRDVVALNGGGFAYAGSHNLQSGVDVDWLMGVLEDNGVPRWAKKFGTSSNAEMGYNLIQKPDQNLLLAGLLYYKGLFSPALVSVDVATGSTISKTHYYREQKNGNVLHNDIVGVYRILGGYRLVMMQSDNIDGAHREAVVLDLNDAGYVLSGIGLPHEAGANLSSLVVTPTLDRGLLMAPHYTGSLINNQIYRLNSNKRLVVGTGKQGAPFPGDRITGLAINPDGTIVTSCIMGMPAFARYTAAAKSTCNNVALSLDNIGAEYIRNTNTGTEVNNMLSSIVMPAFLVVDSSLPKNIVRGCGITTCNPPVNSGPLLCSTPVIFEDAGTSEVSPCNDKEVFAVNTGTAYYNNYKDSLDNSFEKDYLDACIKAVDQERFTMKRLVGEYQYTLYYYDQAGNLVKTIPPKGVVIDRSPVWLDAVKAARAANTAKLPQHTLATQYRYNSLNQVVIQTSPDGGTTRFWYDRLGRLSASQNEQQAPSAYSYTLYDDLGRITEVGEIRTTEMMNDDISRSAVKLQQWIVNAGKARTQITRTVYDSPYTPCAILMYGNNVRNRVAYSVVYDNITAADTAGYISGTFYSYDIHGNVDTLLQDFKVGAMDKWVNRFKRITYDYDLISGKVNQVNYQPGNKDAVYHRYSYDAENRITNVETSYDSIYWEKDAFYQYYKHGPLARAVIGQQQVQGIDYAYTLQGWLKGVNSSTATSNFDMGSDGKSGATVATDAYGFTLHYSGDKEYRPVNAAMKPFAAIGTATAFKPLYNGNIAAMSNQLPAIGEPLLYMYSYDVLNRLVGMDAHRNFNTTTNTWTPTGINDFRERIAYDGNGNILKYLRHGNNTFAGKPLVMDSLTYNYEARNNRLNYIQDAVNNGDYGADIDRQSANNYVYDKIGNIIRDRASGIDSIAWTVYGKIRQIRKSNGTVIDYTYDVAGNRISKSVNGVKTWYVRDATGNVMGVYAVDDKTVQKDGWATLVESHLYGSSRLGMSTRQVVADTFPVPIVDTVGIKGGYNLAFIRGNKTFELSNHLGNVLATVSDRKRPVSTNGTTIDHYDPVITSTQEYYPFGSLMPGRGGYLGQGGWSSGGETVNGYPVPTSLTVNSRSNNQPPEYVASEYIEFIPGFDSNNEAFDAYIADGNYTGGAGSGSAVNGTSGYRYGFNGKENDAEVKGDGNQQDYGMRIYDPRVGRFLSVDPITKQYPELTPYQFASNSPVLGVDFDGLEFLNYNDQPRFLKIKGGQVNLSTFSATGAAAVVVGKAATELGGKMAVNSAGKLVVIQSSRSLLGGVLLTVALTLLPQKMGNPEGSPAWIEARKIKISSSFKSYVDDVGETYTAIRTDEALRRISSRSILQTEVWAADKKDQEVILYRGVHAKHDDLPNAKRGMAVPWGLKGGHNDPIRHNEDQNFSIFTSWTISEKEAIKWANERGSGGVLLKKSFKISRVVPSPDRFDEKEVLVPGIVTGAAVLPPKLPAK